A stretch of Colletotrichum lupini chromosome 2, complete sequence DNA encodes these proteins:
- a CDS encoding PALB protein, with protein sequence MIPTTQHSVRNQSQDCCLLAGSMEAKAIREEALVARSTGREALNHAITTADLYMKAAHEASSPADRSRFRKKCAGLISLAEKLKSSPKTASPSLTQPTVATITSASNPNCHVRHVPSNERAILLRSSRLHGNIFPPWQAEPDVDNFSLSQGQNVFSQETILEAWQRPVDQARDDNVDEDFMASEKECDLVQDVTTDCSVVASLCAAMKILQGGQQSILSSIMYPYNHQKGRPMISKSGKYIFRMHFNGCFRQVVVDDRLPVSRNNRTLFVVDRKNPNLLWPALLEKAYLKVRGGYDFPGSNSGTDLWVITGWIPEQLFLQSEDVDVEGEWDSIKEAYHAGNLIMTLGTGRLTQSEEDALGLVGEHDYAVLEIDSSPGARRLLVKNPWCDGLVWKGVGSSGIVEQTAAVSLLDTLVSIEPRPSELTRPVGSFWISVEDVAQNFESMYLNWNPDLFTHRQDHHFTWRVPTKNMTSSVAHNPQYSVLSHTEQTVWILLSRHFADEELEIARNKSASLAAASRQLGFTSIFIFESEGKKVQVREGFVYQGPYVDSPQTLAKFKLRSGTPYTIVMAHQDLPLDQYSCTFTLFSKALLEVKPAEEAMSHYQELSSAWSRRTAGGNASSITYSQNPQFSISVPQATPLSILLSSGDREVAIHVDLVWAHGRRVTSIGVKDVVASSGDYRRGNALVQVPLLEPGTYTIVCSTWEPGQLADFGMRVGSQVECQIKPVLSDRAGLLRNLAPAFIFNEGEESRRALVTVSRLSRAQVVARCPLQTGRSNQPISTTAVRVSLVYGRVPQESVLAMSGGGEFRELTMAIRTPEFDLEPDRLRQDKLWLIVERLGSQQGRQSIEVEVLSDNSVHVGEWQMADS encoded by the exons ATGATACCAACCACACAACATTCGGTCCGGAATCAGAGTCAAGACTG CTGCTTGTTAGCGGGAAGCATGGAAGCCAAAGCCATT AGAGAAGAGGCCCTTGTCGCCAGATCGACAGGCCGTGAAGCGCTGAATCATGCCATTACCACGGCCGACTTATACATGAAGGCAGCACACGAAGCTAGTTCACCAGCCGACCGCTCTCGTTTCAGGAAAAAGTGCGCTGGACTCATTTCTCTCGCCGAAAAGCTCAAGTCTTCCCCCAAGACTGCAAGCCCGTCTCTGACCCAGCCAACGGTTGCGACCATCACCTCTGCTTCTAATCCTAACTGCCATGTGCGCCATGTCCCATCCAACGAGAGGGCTATCCTTCTGCGCTCATCGCGACTGCATGGCAACATTTTTCCGCCATGGCAGGCTGAGCCTGATGTTGACAATTTCTCCCTATCTCAGGGCCAGAATGTTTTCTC GCAGGAAACTATTCTCGAGGCATGGCAGCGGCCCGTGGACCAGGCGAGAGACGATAACGTAGACGAGGACTTTATGGCCTCGGAAAAAGAGTGCGATCTCGTACAGGATGTCACGACCGACTGCTCGGTTGTAGCCAGTCTATGCGCCGCCATGAAGATTTTACAAGGTGGCCAACAATCA ATCCTAAGCTCCATCATGTACCCCTACAACCACCAAAAGGGGCGGCCGATGATCTCCAAGAGTGGCAAATACATATTTCGCATGCACTTTAATGGCTGCTTCAGACAAGTCGTTGTGGATGATCGGCTGCCTGTCTCGCGGAACAATCGCACTTTGTTCGTTGTCGACCGCAAGAACCCCAATCTCTTGTGGCCAGCTTTGCTGGAAAAGGCTTACTTGAAGGTACGCGGAGGGTACGACTTCCCTGGAAGCAATTCGGGGACCGATTTATGGGTAATTACGGGGTGGATTCCTGAACAGCTGTTCTTGCAGAG CGAAGATGTAGACGTTGAGGGCGAATGGGACTCCATCAAAGAGGCATACCATGCCGGGAATTTGATCATGACCCTAGGAACCGGTCGCTTGACGCAGTCGGAAGAAGACGCCCTGGGTCTTGTAGGCGAGCACGACTATGCTGTGTTGGAGATTGACAGCTCGCCCGGCGCCCGTCGCTTACTCGTCAAGAACCCGTGGTGTGATGGTCTGGTCTGGAAAGGCGTCGGTTCATCTGGAATCGTTGAGCAAACGGCTGCTGTGTCGTTATTAGACACATTGGTCTCGATCGAGCCAAGGCCCTCTGAGCTTACCAGGCCTGTCGGGTCCTTCTGGATATCAGTGGAAGACGTTGCACAGAACTTCGAGTCCATGTATCTCAACTGGAATCCGGACCTGTTCACACATAGGCAGGATCACCACTTTACGTGGCGCGTGCCCACCAAAAACATGACGTCCTCTGTTGCCCACAATCCGCAATACTCAGTCCTGTCACATACGGAACAGACCGTGTGGATTCTGCTCAGTCGACACTTTGCAGACGAGGAGCTGGAGATCGCAAGGAATAAATCAGCTTCCTTGGCAGCGGCATCGAGACAACTCGGCTTCACGAGCATCTTCATCTTTGAGAGCGAGGGCAAAAAGGTTCAGGTGAGGGAGGGCTTTGTCTATCAAGGCCCATATGTTGACTCGCCACAAACGCTCGCCAAGTTTAAACTTCGCAGCGGAACGCCCTATACCATTGTCATGGCCCATCAAGACCTCCCGCTGGATCAATATTCGTGTACGTTTACTCTCTTCTCAAAGGCACTACTCGAAGTCAAGCCAGCCGAGGAAGCCATGAGCCACTACCAAGAGCTGTCGAGTGCTTGGTCCAGGAGAACTGCTGGAGGCAATGCGTCGTCCATCACCTACTCTCAAAATCCGCAATTCAGCATCTCTGTTCCCCAAGCCACGCCTCTGTCCATACTTCTCTCGTCAGGAGACCGAGAGGTAGCCATTCATGTCGACCTGGTATGGGCACACGGAAGACGAGTGACGTCGATCGGGGTAAAGGATGTTGTGGCTAGTTCTGGCGACTACCGGAGAGGCAATGCCCTTGTTCAGGTCCCTCTGTTGGAACCGGGCACATACACCATTGTGTGCTCGACGTGGGAGCCGGGGCAGCTCGCCGACTTTGGCATGCGGGTAGGGTCTCAGGTGGAATGCCAGATCAAACCCGTTTTAAGCGACAGAGCCGGCCTTTTGCGAAATCTGGCGCCAGCCTTCATCTTTAACGAAGGAGAGGAGAGTAGGCGAGCGCTGGTCACGGTATCACGGTTGTCCCGGGCCCAAGTTGTGGCGCGGTGCCCGCTGCAGACGGGGCGAAGCAACCAGCCCATTTCTACCACGGCCGTTCGCGTTTCTCTCGTCTACGGTCGGGTGCCGCAGGAGTCGGTACTCGCCATGTCAGGGGGCGGCGAGTTCCGGGAACTGACGATGGCTATCAGGACACCCGAGTTCGACCTTGAGCCCGACCGTCTTCGACAAGACAAATTATGGCTTATTGTGGAGCGGCTTGGGAGTCAGCAGGGTCGCCAGAGCATCGAGGTGGAGGTTTTGAGCGACAACTCAGTTCACGTTGGCGAATGGCAGATGGCCGATTCCTAG
- a CDS encoding 60S ribosomal protein L29 — protein MASNAESKNSSQHNQSRKAHRNGIKKPKTSRYPSLKGTDPKFRRNHRHALHGTMKALKELKEGKRETA, from the exons ATGGCCAGTAA CGCAGAGTCCAAGAACTCCTCGCAGCACAACCAGTCGCGCAAGGCGCACCGCAACGG TATCAAGAAGCCCAAGACGTCGAGATACCCTTCCCTCAAGGGAACTGACCCCAAGTTCCGCCGCAACCATCGTCACGCTCTGCACGGCACCATGAAGGCCCTG AAGGAGCTGAAGGAGGGCAAGCGCGAGACGGCATAG